The sequence below is a genomic window from Pleurocapsa sp. PCC 7327.
ATTCCTATCTAAATACTTGGGGTTTTAATACTATTAGAGTTCCCAATTATTTATTAGGTAGCTATAATCAGCCGCATCCCAGTGCAGATGGCTATGCTACTAACCGTCAAATTGTCGATGCTTTTACCAGTAGGGGTGCAGTTGCTATATTTGACGCACACGATCGCATTGGCAGATATTACGATGGAATGGAATTTGAAGTTCTCAAAAACTATTGGCGCGACATGGCGCGGCAGTTCGGTAACAATCCCTACGTTTGGTTTAATTTGCACAACGAACCAGGCAATGGCATTGCCAATCCAGACAAATGGGTTAATTACCACCGCGAATTAATTAATATTATTCGTTCTGAAGGTGCTAATAATATTGTCGTTGTGGATGGCGAAGCTTGGGGACAAGACTATCGGACTCAGACCATTCCCACTGCTGCCAATCGAATTATGAATGGCAATACCAATGTCCTCTTCTCAATCCATACTTACGACCAGTGGAATGGCAAAGATATCGGTCAATACTTCGATACCGTACAAAATCGAGGCATTCCGATTATGGTTGGGGAATATGGATCTACAAACGCAGGACGCAGTACTTTAGATGCCAGTCGCCGGATGATGGCAGCAGCACAAGAACGGGAGATTGGCAGAATTGTCTGGGTAGCTAAAGCTAATGACCTTAACGACCTTACCACTGGTCCAGGAGGACACGCAGAGTATTTTAACGGAATCAACACGGAAATTCTAACTGATTTAGGAAGACTGGTGCGAAATGATTTGCAGAGAATCGAGATTTTAGAAAGTCTTCCAACTGCTTCCTTACAACAAAATCAACTATTGGCAAGCAGTAGTGACGATCTTCTAGTCGGTAATAGCAGTGAGACTCTCGTTCAAAGTAACGCCAACGATTCACTTCTTAGTAGTAATAGTACAGATGGCTTATCTGGCAGTCAGGACTATGAAATTCTCGCTAATGGTTATGGTCATTATTTTCCTGTTGATGACTCATTCGACTTGAGTATTGGTAGTGCTCAACTCATAACTCTATCCGATTTCCAACAGGATAGTATGTTTAACAGTGAAACTATTATGCAATCATGCCATCAGTAGCGATCGATCTCTCCAGCAACTAACCCAAAAATCAAAATTTAAGAACATGCTCGCTTTCTCGAAAAGCGAGTTTTTTTCTCTAACAAAAGTTGAACACAAGTTAGACATATTAAAAGCTTTCGTAGGCGCGATCGTAGATAGAGAAACTAGATATTGGTAAACATCAAGGCTATTTCATTCTAGTAGCCAGGGGATAATTTTTTTCTAAGATGCTAAATTCCGCTGAAACCAACTGAAATATTTGTGCTAAGAAATTTATTGCTTGGCGAACTCAAGTCAGAATCATTTTAAGGAGAAAATTTATGTATGTAGATTATGATTATGCAAATAATAATAATCAAGCTAAAATGGCGATCGCGCTCTATCTAACTACGGCAATTCCTTTAATAGTGGGAAGTCTACTTCTGATAAGCGGACGATCGCAGATTAATATGAATCGTTGGACAATTAGAGGAGTACCAGTCCCGATTATTCTAGAGTTCTTAAAAGATGAGACAGCTAGAAAAGCTTATTTCCAAGGTAATAAAAATCTTCTCCACGATCGCCTCGACGAGATGGGAGTAGAAGAAAAAGTCAAAGACTTTTATCGCGAGCAAATTCCTAACGAGTACGCACTCGATCGCCACATTCACCAAATTTTTTATAACAACACTGGATATGTCGGCAAAGCTTATAAAGTTAACTCGCAAGGAAATTTAGTTAACAAAAATTAGTACTAACCTGTTATTGAAGCAGAGTTTTTGGGAACTCTCTCTATAATTACACCTGAGCGATCGCTCCGAGTGACTAAATAGTCTAAAATCTAAAATCGCAATGACACTACCCAATTTTCTCATTATTGGTGCGGCAAAAGCAGGGACGACCGCTTTGCATACGTATCTGCAACAGCATCCGCAGATTTATATGACCCCTGATAAAGAAACTAATTTCTTTGCTTTTGAAGGCGAACATCTCAACTTTCAAGGACCTGGCGATGAA
It includes:
- a CDS encoding glycoside hydrolase family 5 protein, which produces MTSVLSNSLNPLSETPIARSIPLVLEPVSDLSASTSRNSKLFNSNQEITLTPKNTSITLAPEEIKLSEDWEQDLVEYWESFLYNDPLVNYANLSKQKVQLFELNQTPLTPNNSTSLSPGQGFQIIGTKIYDPNGQEFIIKGTNMFAWERTSNVNSYLNTWGFNTIRVPNYLLGSYNQPHPSADGYATNRQIVDAFTSRGAVAIFDAHDRIGRYYDGMEFEVLKNYWRDMARQFGNNPYVWFNLHNEPGNGIANPDKWVNYHRELINIIRSEGANNIVVVDGEAWGQDYRTQTIPTAANRIMNGNTNVLFSIHTYDQWNGKDIGQYFDTVQNRGIPIMVGEYGSTNAGRSTLDASRRMMAAAQEREIGRIVWVAKANDLNDLTTGPGGHAEYFNGINTEILTDLGRLVRNDLQRIEILESLPTASLQQNQLLASSSDDLLVGNSSETLVQSNANDSLLSSNSTDGLSGSQDYEILANGYGHYFPVDDSFDLSIGSAQLITLSDFQQDSMFNSETIMQSCHQ